In Chitinophaga sp. HK235, a single window of DNA contains:
- the bla gene encoding class A beta-lactamase, with the protein MIYQRLSLFIAVLLGPLVAMTQQPLTKKFEEIAAGSKGTVGVCATILETGETVGLNSKMRFPMQSVYKFPIAMAVLDEVDKGKLSMHQQIRVLPSDYIPKMGHSPLRDEHPAGNIDVSITELLRYNVAESDGSACDVLLRIIGGVKVADKYVHRLGIKDMQIALTEQVQVPNEPMQYRNWSTPEAMTALFKKFYTGHVLSDSSYRYLLDILVNSGPGARRLKAQLPKGTVVAHKTGTSGTVDGLTRATNDAGIITLPDGKHLIITIFIKDSYADQETRERTIASIGKAAWDYFVR; encoded by the coding sequence ATGATTTACCAACGTTTGTCACTGTTCATTGCAGTACTTTTGGGCCCACTTGTTGCCATGACCCAGCAACCACTGACGAAAAAATTTGAAGAAATCGCTGCCGGCTCCAAAGGCACAGTAGGCGTATGTGCCACCATACTGGAAACAGGAGAGACCGTGGGATTGAACAGTAAGATGCGATTCCCCATGCAAAGCGTGTATAAGTTCCCGATAGCCATGGCGGTACTGGACGAAGTAGACAAGGGAAAGCTCTCTATGCATCAGCAGATACGGGTACTGCCTTCAGACTATATCCCTAAAATGGGACACAGTCCGCTCAGAGATGAACATCCTGCCGGTAATATAGACGTGTCTATAACGGAGCTGCTCCGTTACAATGTGGCCGAAAGCGATGGTTCTGCCTGCGACGTATTATTGCGTATCATCGGCGGCGTAAAGGTAGCAGACAAATATGTGCACCGCCTCGGGATCAAAGATATGCAGATTGCACTGACAGAACAGGTACAGGTGCCCAATGAACCGATGCAGTACCGGAACTGGTCTACACCAGAAGCGATGACAGCCCTGTTTAAAAAATTCTATACCGGCCATGTTTTATCAGACAGCAGCTATCGTTATCTGTTGGACATCCTCGTGAATTCAGGACCCGGTGCCAGAAGACTGAAAGCCCAGTTGCCCAAAGGCACCGTGGTGGCGCATAAAACAGGCACTTCAGGGACTGTGGACGGCCTTACCCGCGCCACTAATGATGCCGGTATCATCACGCTGCCCGACGGAAAACACCTGATTATCACCATCTTCATAAAAGACTCCTATGCTGACCAGGAAACCCGTGAACGTACTATCGCCTCCATCGGCAAAGCTGCCTGGGACTATTTTGTACGGTAG
- the proB gene encoding glutamate 5-kinase → MSKPILVIKFGTASITHGNGDLDETVIAGIARQVAELHQQYHIVLVSSGAVAAGKQYLTQYSGTISERKAAAAIGNPLLLSKYSRYFAPYNIAVAQSLCERQHFSNRDQFLQLKRTYEELWASNIIPIANENDVVSSLELKFSDNDELATLIAVGFGASLLLFSTSVAGVLDRNGQVVPQIDVIDKSALSLADKEKSALGLGGMVSKLTFARLATRMGIRVVIFGIRTTDGILNAIAGKTGTLCLPQPCSMPARRKWLASGSLVTGRIQIDAGAQEAIEKRHSLLAVGVKEVLEKFECGEVIEIVNEEKIAIAVGRTKISSDVLENNHKAQNIEVAHADDIVLL, encoded by the coding sequence TTGAGTAAACCAATATTAGTTATAAAATTCGGTACGGCGTCTATCACACATGGCAATGGTGATCTGGACGAGACCGTTATAGCAGGCATAGCGCGGCAGGTAGCCGAGTTGCATCAGCAGTATCATATCGTGCTGGTATCTTCCGGAGCGGTAGCTGCCGGCAAACAATATCTAACACAATATAGTGGCACGATCAGCGAACGTAAGGCTGCCGCCGCTATCGGCAACCCCTTGCTGCTGAGTAAATACAGCCGTTACTTTGCACCCTACAATATTGCAGTGGCACAGAGCTTATGTGAAAGGCAGCATTTCTCCAACAGGGATCAGTTTCTGCAACTGAAACGCACCTACGAAGAATTATGGGCCAGCAACATTATTCCCATCGCCAATGAGAACGATGTGGTGAGCAGCCTGGAGCTGAAGTTTTCTGACAACGATGAGCTGGCCACGCTGATTGCTGTGGGCTTCGGGGCGTCACTGCTGTTGTTCAGTACCAGCGTGGCAGGTGTACTGGACCGCAACGGACAGGTAGTACCACAGATAGATGTAATCGATAAATCCGCCCTTTCCCTGGCCGACAAGGAAAAATCCGCGCTGGGCCTGGGTGGTATGGTATCCAAGCTTACCTTTGCACGCCTGGCCACCCGTATGGGCATCCGTGTAGTGATTTTCGGTATTCGTACTACTGACGGTATCCTCAATGCTATAGCTGGCAAAACAGGCACCTTATGTCTCCCACAGCCGTGCAGCATGCCCGCACGCAGAAAATGGCTGGCCAGCGGTAGTCTGGTGACCGGCAGGATACAGATAGATGCCGGCGCACAGGAAGCAATCGAAAAACGCCATAGTCTGCTCGCAGTGGGTGTTAAAGAGGTACTGGAGAAATTTGAGTGCGGAGAAGTGATAGAGATCGTCAACGAAGAAAAGATCGCCATTGCTGTGGGCAGGACCAAAATATCATCCGACGTACTGGAAAATAATCATAAGGCACAGAATATTGAAGTGGCGCATGCCGATGACATTGTGCTGTTATAA
- a CDS encoding response regulator transcription factor, with protein MKILVIEDEERVGTLIRRGLEEQGYTVTLAWDGEAGLKLALGGGFDLVITDIVLPRINGLELSRAVRAALPSIPILMLTALGTTDDKVEGFDAGADDYLVKPFDLRELLVRIRALLKRNHGVVTPQAAVLRYADLEMDLQTKSVTRNGMEINLTPKEFRLLEYMLQNKERVLSRAEIAENVWETHFDTGTNFIDVYINYLRKKVDKAFEVKLIHTKPGMGFIFKAG; from the coding sequence ATGAAAATTTTAGTCATAGAAGATGAAGAACGCGTTGGAACACTGATCCGGCGCGGGCTGGAAGAACAGGGCTATACCGTAACACTGGCCTGGGATGGTGAAGCGGGACTTAAACTGGCATTGGGCGGTGGCTTCGATCTGGTCATCACCGATATCGTATTGCCCCGTATCAATGGCCTGGAGCTGAGCCGCGCAGTCAGAGCGGCCCTGCCCTCTATTCCCATCCTCATGCTGACAGCACTCGGTACCACCGACGATAAAGTAGAAGGTTTCGATGCCGGCGCTGATGACTACCTCGTAAAACCCTTCGACCTGCGGGAGCTGCTGGTGCGTATCCGCGCCCTGCTAAAACGTAACCATGGCGTAGTAACGCCACAAGCAGCCGTATTACGTTATGCAGACCTGGAAATGGACCTGCAAACCAAAAGTGTGACCCGCAACGGTATGGAGATCAACCTCACACCCAAAGAGTTTCGCCTGCTGGAATACATGCTGCAAAACAAGGAAAGAGTGCTGTCCAGAGCCGAGATCGCAGAGAATGTATGGGAAACCCATTTCGATACCGGCACCAATTTCATCGATGTTTATATTAACTATCTCCGTAAAAAAGTAGACAAGGCATTTGAAGTAAAACTGATCCATACCAAACCCGGTATGGGATTCATTTTTAAAGCTGGCTGA